A single Pseudoalteromonas phenolica DNA region contains:
- a CDS encoding ABC transporter permease, translated as MQSLLSLSKWQIFAWLIGACLSAPLAFLIYESLQGDSDVFTHLWDTVLWDYIYNTLVLIAGVLLLSCLIALPLGWLTAYCQFPGKKYFEWALMLPLAMPTYIIAYVYTDLFDYAGPVQIALRAWFGWQSPDDYWFFDIRTLGGAIVMIALVLYPYLYLIFKTALREQSFKLLQASQLMGMSPLQSFFKVSLPLARGAIVAALALISMETMADFATVHYFAVSTLTTAVYDTWLGYYSLTAAAKISGIMLLFLFVVITLEKISRKNTTVHERQSAVNDTHLYTLSGKYAWLASIYCIVVLFFAFALPVGVLVSYSIDYFDQAWNSEFFLYAWQSLKISLWVSVIAIALSIIVLFYQRIGEQKSKALPGRVSSTGYALPGTVLAIAVLLPLTLLDTKLNDWLEGTAFEPGLLFSGTIFAMVFAYVVRFYAIAQGAVEASYVRISPSLDMASQSMGKNFAQMLGSVHIPLLRGGILTAGLLVFIECMKELPAALLLRPFNFETLATHVFQYVSDEQLELASISALFIVLVGLVPLYFVNRSMEQHNS; from the coding sequence ATGCAATCATTACTTTCTCTGTCTAAATGGCAGATTTTTGCTTGGCTGATAGGTGCATGCTTATCAGCACCACTGGCATTTTTAATTTACGAGTCGCTGCAAGGCGACTCTGACGTTTTTACGCATCTGTGGGATACGGTGCTATGGGACTATATCTATAATACCCTTGTCCTCATTGCGGGTGTGCTCCTTTTAAGTTGTTTGATTGCTTTACCACTTGGCTGGTTAACCGCTTATTGTCAATTTCCAGGCAAAAAATACTTCGAATGGGCATTAATGTTACCTTTGGCAATGCCTACCTACATTATTGCTTATGTTTACACTGATTTATTTGATTATGCTGGGCCTGTACAAATTGCTTTAAGAGCGTGGTTTGGATGGCAATCACCAGATGATTATTGGTTCTTTGATATTCGAACATTAGGTGGTGCAATCGTGATGATTGCATTGGTTTTATATCCTTACCTCTACCTCATTTTTAAAACTGCTTTGCGTGAGCAGTCATTTAAGTTATTACAAGCTAGTCAGCTAATGGGTATGAGCCCATTGCAAAGCTTCTTCAAAGTCAGTTTACCTCTTGCGAGGGGCGCGATTGTTGCTGCACTTGCTTTGATCAGCATGGAAACCATGGCTGATTTTGCGACTGTGCATTATTTTGCTGTCAGCACACTCACAACGGCAGTTTATGATACTTGGCTCGGTTATTATTCTTTAACAGCAGCAGCGAAAATTTCTGGGATCATGTTACTGTTCTTATTTGTGGTCATCACACTAGAAAAGATCAGCCGCAAAAATACCACAGTGCATGAAAGGCAAAGTGCCGTGAACGACACGCATTTATATACGCTATCAGGTAAATACGCTTGGCTTGCCAGTATCTACTGTATCGTGGTGTTATTTTTTGCTTTTGCTTTACCGGTTGGCGTACTTGTCAGCTATTCAATAGATTATTTTGATCAAGCATGGAACTCTGAGTTTTTCTTGTATGCTTGGCAGAGCTTGAAGATTTCTCTTTGGGTGAGTGTAATAGCAATCGCTTTAAGTATTATCGTGTTGTTTTATCAACGTATCGGTGAACAAAAATCTAAAGCGTTGCCCGGACGAGTTTCTAGTACCGGCTATGCACTACCGGGGACTGTATTAGCAATTGCGGTTCTACTGCCTCTAACTTTGCTGGATACAAAATTAAATGACTGGCTAGAAGGCACCGCATTTGAGCCTGGTCTGCTTTTTAGCGGTACTATTTTTGCCATGGTATTTGCCTATGTAGTGCGCTTTTATGCCATTGCACAGGGCGCAGTTGAAGCAAGCTATGTACGAATTAGTCCCTCGCTTGATATGGCAAGCCAAAGTATGGGTAAGAATTTTGCGCAAATGCTTGGTAGTGTGCACATTCCACTTTTACGGGGAGGCATCTTAACCGCAGGGTTACTCGTGTTTATCGAATGTATGAAAGAGCTTCCTGCTGCTTTATTGCTTCGTCCGTTTAATTTTGAAACCTTGGCAACCCATGTGTTCCAATATGTAAGTGACGAGCAGCTAGAGCTTGCGTCTATCTCGGCATTATTTATTGTTCTTGTTGGCTTAGTGCCTTTGTATTTTGTTAATCGCTCAATGGAGCAGCACAATTCATGA
- a CDS encoding Fe(3+) ABC transporter substrate-binding protein: protein MKKALAILLSTVTCLPAMAAEEINIYSFRQPFLIQPILDDFTKQTGIKTNVVFAKKGLIERVKREGKHSRADVVLTSNFSALMQLESMDLTQPIKSDVVNKNVPASFRDPEGQWVALTKRVRNVYSSKERLGKLDTLTYEELADVKYKGKICTRSGKHPYNLGLVASMVAHHGEAETKSWLEGVKANLARKPQGNDRAQVKAVKEGLCDLALGNSYYFGKMLQDEKQKPWADSVYINFPNQKNRGAHLNVSGVVLTKYSKNKENALKLIEFMTDNKAQNMYASMNMEYPVKPGVALSELVASWGEFKEDNLPLSEISKYRPLALKLIDEVKFDL, encoded by the coding sequence ATGAAAAAAGCATTGGCTATTCTACTCTCAACCGTTACGTGTTTACCTGCTATGGCGGCCGAAGAAATCAACATTTATTCTTTTCGTCAGCCTTTTTTAATCCAACCTATCCTTGACGATTTCACCAAGCAAACAGGCATCAAAACGAATGTGGTTTTTGCAAAAAAAGGATTAATAGAAAGAGTTAAGCGTGAAGGTAAACATAGCCGTGCTGATGTGGTTTTAACATCAAACTTCAGTGCTTTAATGCAGTTAGAATCAATGGATTTAACGCAGCCAATTAAAAGCGATGTCGTAAATAAAAATGTACCTGCTAGTTTCCGTGATCCAGAGGGGCAGTGGGTTGCACTGACTAAACGTGTTCGTAACGTATATTCTTCTAAAGAGCGCTTAGGTAAATTAGATACGTTAACTTATGAAGAATTGGCTGATGTAAAGTATAAAGGCAAAATTTGTACTCGCTCTGGTAAGCACCCTTATAACCTTGGGTTAGTTGCGTCTATGGTCGCGCATCATGGTGAAGCAGAGACTAAATCATGGCTTGAAGGGGTTAAAGCAAATTTAGCTAGAAAGCCGCAAGGTAATGATAGAGCGCAAGTAAAAGCAGTAAAAGAGGGCTTATGCGATCTTGCATTAGGTAACAGCTATTACTTTGGTAAAATGCTACAAGATGAAAAGCAAAAGCCGTGGGCTGATTCGGTTTATATCAACTTCCCGAATCAGAAAAATCGAGGCGCTCACTTAAATGTTTCGGGTGTTGTTCTAACTAAATATTCGAAAAATAAAGAAAACGCCTTGAAACTTATTGAGTTTATGACAGACAATAAGGCGCAAAATATGTATGCGTCAATGAATATGGAATATCCAGTTAAACCAGGTGTGGCGCTTTCTGAACTTGTGGCATCTTGGGGTGAGTTTAAGGAAGATAACTTACCGTTGTCGGAAATTAGTAAATATCGTCCTTTAGCCCTTAAGCTAATCGATGAGGTAAAATTTGATCTTTAA
- a CDS encoding tRNA-uridine aminocarboxypropyltransferase gives MKNSVLILRQKQIAAAKREFKARGSKLSRCEACLLSEHLCICDNLEVAEDCQSAVCLLMYHNESFKPSNTGRLIADVVPDNYAFRWDRTEPDEALLSLLKDPSYQPIVVFPADSAEPERVITKVERIESKKPLFIFLDGTWREAKKMFRKSEYLDTFPVLSVSPDSLSDYKLRVAPHAHQLGTAEVACVVLAESGESSAAEKLTAHFIDFRDAYLKGKRSLS, from the coding sequence GTGAAAAATTCAGTATTAATTCTACGTCAAAAACAAATAGCTGCGGCCAAGCGAGAGTTTAAAGCGCGAGGTTCAAAGCTATCCCGCTGTGAAGCTTGTTTGCTTTCTGAACATTTGTGTATCTGTGACAATCTAGAAGTTGCTGAAGATTGTCAAAGTGCAGTGTGTCTATTAATGTATCACAATGAAAGTTTTAAGCCCTCAAATACGGGTCGTTTAATCGCAGACGTTGTGCCTGATAACTACGCTTTCCGTTGGGATAGGACAGAGCCAGATGAGGCACTGTTATCACTTCTAAAAGATCCAAGCTATCAGCCAATTGTTGTCTTCCCCGCTGATAGCGCAGAGCCAGAACGCGTAATTACTAAAGTTGAACGTATTGAGTCTAAAAAGCCATTATTTATTTTTTTAGATGGTACATGGCGTGAAGCGAAAAAGATGTTTAGAAAGAGTGAATATTTAGATACTTTCCCGGTGCTTTCTGTGTCCCCTGACTCTCTATCAGACTATAAACTCAGAGTTGCTCCGCATGCTCATCAGCTAGGTACAGCAGAAGTCGCGTGTGTTGTTTTGGCAGAATCAGGAGAAAGCTCTGCAGCAGAGAAGTTAACAGCGCACTTTATTGACTTTAGAGATGCTTACTTAAAAGGAAAAAGAAGTTTAAGTTAA
- a CDS encoding GNAT family N-acetyltransferase yields the protein MKMQNSQRLRYRLMDKNDANLLFELDQDPAVMKYLTHGKPNSMETIKNVFIPRLEQFTNLEKGWGLWQVNTLEEGLFIGWVLVRPMGFFTEQRNDCNLELGWRFKKISWGKGYATEAAKHIANKLATDNAYAAFSAEALEGNLGSINIMKKLGMRYIKHFIHQDEQGQHSAVLYSKEL from the coding sequence ATGAAGATGCAAAACTCGCAAAGATTACGTTATCGACTCATGGATAAAAATGATGCCAATTTACTATTCGAATTAGACCAAGATCCTGCCGTCATGAAATATTTAACGCATGGTAAGCCTAATTCAATGGAGACGATTAAAAATGTTTTCATTCCTCGCTTAGAACAGTTCACAAATTTAGAAAAAGGCTGGGGTCTATGGCAAGTGAACACCCTTGAAGAGGGTCTGTTCATTGGTTGGGTATTAGTCCGTCCGATGGGCTTTTTTACAGAACAACGTAACGACTGTAATTTAGAGCTAGGCTGGCGCTTTAAGAAAATTAGTTGGGGCAAGGGCTATGCGACTGAAGCAGCTAAACATATTGCTAATAAACTCGCTACTGACAACGCATATGCCGCTTTTTCTGCCGAGGCACTTGAAGGCAATTTAGGATCTATCAATATCATGAAGAAGCTTGGTATGCGCTATATAAAGCATTTCATTCATCAAGATGAGCAAGGTCAGCATAGCGCTGTGCTTTACTCTAAAGAGCTGTAA
- a CDS encoding DUF3718 domain-containing protein, producing the protein MKLSTALVSASLVVASFSFSFSAKADEQLAASLCEYVAANDKGGLRKKLKSSRLKIRNIFDGVLCNGNNLLRHAIASNAVDAGGYIVKNLPKSKLADGADIAWAESNGHGGSALVGTIKERAGL; encoded by the coding sequence ATGAAATTATCTACCGCACTAGTATCAGCTTCGCTGGTTGTTGCGTCTTTTTCTTTTAGCTTTTCAGCAAAAGCAGATGAGCAGTTAGCTGCATCGTTATGCGAATACGTTGCTGCGAACGATAAAGGTGGTTTGCGTAAAAAGCTTAAAAGCTCTCGTCTAAAAATAAGGAACATTTTCGATGGCGTGTTATGTAATGGTAATAATCTATTACGTCACGCTATTGCTAGTAATGCGGTAGACGCCGGCGGGTATATTGTAAAGAACTTACCAAAAAGTAAATTAGCAGATGGCGCTGATATTGCTTGGGCTGAAAGTAATGGCCATGGTGGTTCAGCTTTAGTTGGTACAATTAAAGAGCGTGCTGGTTTATAA
- the folA gene encoding type 3 dihydrofolate reductase: MIISMIAAMANDRIIGDDNQMPWHLPADLQHFKRVTMDKPVVMGRKTFESIGRPLPGRRNIVITRNTSYQAEGIEVVSSPEAALALLEGTSEVMIIGGGNIYGQFLTLAERLYLTFIDLDVEGDTQFPDYSKDNNWSEVESESHQPDERNKYGYTFVTLQKKL, from the coding sequence ATGATTATTTCTATGATTGCAGCAATGGCTAATGATCGAATTATTGGTGATGACAATCAGATGCCATGGCATCTGCCTGCTGACCTGCAACATTTTAAGCGTGTCACCATGGATAAGCCAGTGGTTATGGGGCGAAAAACATTTGAGTCAATAGGTCGTCCGTTACCTGGCCGTCGAAATATTGTAATAACAAGAAATACATCTTATCAAGCTGAGGGAATAGAGGTCGTATCAAGCCCTGAAGCAGCATTAGCGCTACTGGAAGGAACATCAGAAGTCATGATAATAGGCGGTGGTAATATTTACGGTCAGTTTTTAACATTGGCCGAACGTTTGTATTTAACCTTTATCGATTTAGATGTTGAAGGTGATACTCAGTTCCCTGATTACTCAAAGGATAATAACTGGTCTGAAGTTGAGTCAGAATCTCATCAACCAGATGAAAGAAATAAGTATGGCTATACCTTTGTAACTTTACAGAAAAAGTTATGA
- the cgtA gene encoding Obg family GTPase CgtA: protein MKFVDEVVIRAEAGDGGSGIVSFRREKYVPDGGPDGGDGGDGGSVYLVADENWNTLIDYQFERFHRAERGTNGQSRNCTGKKGADLFLKVPVGTRVTDEDTEECLGDLTQHGQKLLVAKGGFHGLGNTRFKSSVNRAPRQKTLGTPGEVRNLKLELMLLADVGLLGLPNAGKSTFIRSVSAAKPKVADYPFTTLVPNLGVVRPEASKSFVIADIPGLIEGASDGAGLGIRFLKHLERCRVLLHIVDVMPIDGTDPVDNAFSIINELHQYSPKLAEKPRWLVLNKIDLLPEDEMEETCSRIAEELDAEVVYRISAANKQNTQPLCYDIMALLESMPKDKFEEEQTEEEVEFKWDTYHREAKKNAQDDDWDDDWDEDDYDVEVIYER from the coding sequence ATGAAGTTTGTCGATGAAGTTGTAATTAGAGCTGAAGCTGGCGACGGCGGCAGTGGCATAGTGTCATTTCGCCGTGAAAAGTATGTTCCTGATGGTGGTCCTGATGGCGGTGATGGTGGTGATGGCGGTAGTGTTTATCTCGTTGCTGATGAAAACTGGAATACATTGATTGACTATCAGTTTGAGCGATTCCATCGAGCTGAGCGAGGCACCAATGGGCAATCGAGAAACTGTACGGGTAAGAAAGGTGCTGACCTTTTCCTTAAGGTGCCTGTAGGCACACGCGTAACTGACGAAGACACAGAAGAGTGTTTAGGTGATTTAACACAGCACGGTCAAAAGTTGCTTGTTGCTAAAGGTGGTTTTCATGGTTTAGGTAATACGCGTTTTAAATCGAGTGTAAACCGAGCGCCAAGACAAAAAACATTGGGTACGCCAGGTGAGGTTCGTAACCTTAAGTTAGAACTCATGTTACTTGCTGATGTTGGACTGCTTGGTCTACCAAATGCTGGTAAGTCGACGTTTATCCGAAGCGTTTCAGCAGCTAAACCTAAAGTCGCTGATTACCCGTTTACAACTTTAGTACCGAACCTTGGTGTAGTTCGCCCAGAAGCGAGCAAATCGTTTGTGATTGCAGATATTCCAGGTCTTATTGAAGGTGCTTCTGATGGTGCTGGATTAGGTATACGCTTTCTTAAACACTTAGAGCGATGTCGCGTGCTACTACATATTGTTGATGTAATGCCAATTGATGGAACTGATCCGGTTGATAACGCCTTTTCTATCATTAATGAACTTCATCAGTATAGTCCTAAGTTAGCTGAAAAGCCTCGCTGGTTAGTCCTTAATAAAATTGACTTGCTACCAGAAGACGAAATGGAAGAAACATGCTCACGCATCGCAGAAGAACTAGATGCAGAAGTAGTCTATCGCATTTCAGCTGCGAACAAACAAAATACTCAACCGCTTTGTTATGACATTATGGCGTTGCTTGAAAGCATGCCAAAAGATAAATTTGAAGAAGAGCAAACGGAAGAAGAAGTCGAATTCAAGTGGGATACCTATCATCGTGAAGCTAAGAAAAACGCCCAAGACGATGATTGGGATGACGACTGGGATGAAGATGATTATGATGTAGAGGTTATCTACGAGAGATAA
- the rpmA gene encoding 50S ribosomal protein L27, translated as MAHKKAAGSTRNGRDSESKRLGVKRFGGESVLAGSIIVRQRGTKFHAGSNAGIGKDHTIFAKADGKVVFETKGPLNRKYVSIVAE; from the coding sequence ATGGCACATAAGAAGGCAGCTGGTAGTACTCGTAACGGTCGCGATTCAGAAAGTAAACGCCTAGGTGTTAAGCGTTTCGGCGGCGAATCAGTTTTAGCGGGTAGCATCATTGTTCGTCAACGTGGTACTAAGTTCCACGCTGGTTCTAACGCAGGTATCGGTAAAGACCACACTATCTTTGCAAAAGCAGATGGTAAAGTAGTTTTCGAAACTAAAGGTCCTTTAAACCGTAAATACGTTAGCATCGTTGCTGAGTAA